Proteins from a genomic interval of Clostridium scatologenes:
- a CDS encoding O-methyltransferase, with the protein MKGITYDYMEQYIRSLIEEHDTPLKELEDYAHENNVPIVHKEVARFLELMINIKKPLKILELGTAIGYSSILMNISSKGNSEITTIERDEKMIAAAQRNIEKYGFTDKIKIIQGDCLEVLKKLNDKYDLIFMDAGKGHYNHFLPECMRLLNKDGIIIADNALFRGMVASDDLVERRKITIVKRMREYLKLVSDNKSFITSVIPMGDGIAVTTRRD; encoded by the coding sequence ATGAAGGGTATCACATATGATTATATGGAACAATATATAAGATCTCTTATAGAAGAGCATGATACACCTCTAAAAGAATTAGAAGATTATGCTCATGAAAATAATGTTCCTATAGTACATAAAGAGGTTGCTAGGTTTTTGGAGCTTATGATAAATATTAAAAAGCCTTTAAAGATATTGGAGCTTGGTACTGCTATAGGATATTCATCTATCCTTATGAATATAAGTTCTAAAGGCAATAGTGAGATAACAACTATTGAAAGAGATGAAAAAATGATAGCAGCTGCCCAAAGAAATATTGAAAAGTATGGATTTACAGATAAGATTAAAATAATCCAGGGTGACTGCCTGGAAGTATTAAAGAAATTAAATGATAAATATGATTTGATATTTATGGATGCAGGGAAAGGCCATTATAATCACTTCCTTCCTGAATGCATGAGATTATTAAACAAGGATGGAATAATAATAGCAGATAATGCATTATTTAGAGGAATGGTTGCTTCTGATGATTTAGTGGAAAGAAGAAAAATAACTATAGTTAAAAGAATGAGAGAATATTTAAAACTTGTATCTGATAATAAAAGCTTTATAACTTCAGTTATACCTATGGGAGATGGAATTGCAGTTACAACAAGGAGGGATTGA
- a CDS encoding penicillin-binding transpeptidase domain-containing protein has translation MMIKLNRNTIKKRQYVVFCMFIIFIIGIYVRIVYFQYFSSNKLSVMANSQYSYKEDITDASYMLFDSNGKQLLDYKKKYYVVICPDIFIKNNQDTDSDKILTLIYILRNYNNEYDLSKITNLSSSQKLYYEIDENTYNKLKNVKGVKGFYTYTYSSINREGTWKIENLLTSTKKTDSNQLKSSDSLEMQIANKTKNNKKPQVIINRDVNGNITNEKTELPENNIDVRLTVDKNIEDKIKETLNDNKYKNFNQIGVVLMEANTGNIKAMVQKNDSLPNINLGAATNHGFFPGSIFKVIVEEAGLDRKTLSLNDKFTCKGLYESEEQPHGTLNPEQALIESCNDIFFQIGNKVGFNNFYDNAKSQGLLEKSLGLDCEKKGNFEVKDPKYGDGSLGAASIGQGIRITPIEAINIVNTVINEGVYVKPKILDAYVDDNNKEIEKLNSNSHPVIEKSTANILKNQMIEVVKQGTGKAAAVNNVEMGGKTGTTQRVEMSKSSTKSEEHSDGWFVGFFKFQGKYYSMVVFVKDIDKDKESGGITAAPVFKDVVSKLISK, from the coding sequence ATGATGATAAAGTTAAATAGGAATACGATAAAAAAGAGACAATATGTAGTTTTTTGTATGTTTATAATATTTATTATAGGTATTTATGTTAGAATAGTTTATTTTCAATATTTTAGCTCAAATAAACTAAGTGTTATGGCTAACTCACAGTATTCTTACAAAGAAGACATTACAGATGCAAGCTACATGCTTTTTGATTCAAATGGAAAACAGTTACTTGATTATAAAAAGAAGTATTATGTAGTTATATGTCCAGATATATTTATTAAAAATAATCAAGATACTGATTCGGATAAAATTTTGACCTTAATATATATTCTGAGAAATTATAATAATGAATATGACTTATCCAAGATAACTAATTTAAGCAGCAGTCAAAAGTTGTACTATGAAATAGATGAAAATACATATAATAAATTGAAAAATGTAAAAGGAGTAAAGGGATTCTATACTTATACGTATTCATCAATAAATAGAGAAGGTACTTGGAAAATAGAGAACTTATTGACTAGTACTAAAAAGACAGATAGCAATCAACTAAAATCATCAGATTCATTAGAAATGCAAATTGCTAATAAAACTAAAAATAATAAGAAACCTCAAGTTATAATAAATAGAGATGTAAATGGAAATATAACAAATGAAAAGACGGAACTACCCGAAAATAACATAGATGTAAGGCTTACTGTTGATAAAAATATAGAAGATAAGATTAAAGAAACATTAAATGATAACAAGTATAAGAACTTTAATCAAATAGGGGTAGTACTAATGGAAGCTAATACAGGAAACATAAAAGCCATGGTTCAAAAAAATGATAGTCTACCTAATATAAATTTAGGTGCAGCAACTAATCATGGATTTTTTCCGGGTTCAATATTCAAAGTAATAGTAGAAGAAGCTGGTTTGGATAGAAAAACATTAAGTCTAAATGATAAATTTACATGTAAAGGGCTGTATGAGTCAGAAGAACAACCTCATGGTACTTTAAATCCAGAACAAGCTTTAATAGAATCCTGTAATGATATATTCTTTCAAATAGGAAATAAAGTTGGATTTAATAATTTTTATGATAATGCTAAATCTCAAGGTCTATTGGAAAAATCACTAGGGTTAGATTGTGAAAAGAAAGGGAATTTTGAAGTTAAAGATCCTAAATATGGTGATGGTAGTTTAGGTGCAGCTTCAATTGGTCAAGGTATTAGAATAACTCCTATAGAAGCTATAAATATAGTTAACACAGTTATTAATGAAGGCGTTTATGTAAAACCTAAAATCTTAGATGCTTACGTTGATGATAATAATAAGGAAATAGAAAAGTTAAATTCTAATAGTCATCCTGTCATAGAAAAATCTACAGCTAATATACTAAAAAACCAAATGATAGAGGTAGTAAAGCAAGGCACTGGAAAAGCAGCAGCTGTAAATAATGTGGAAATGGGTGGTAAAACAGGAACCACACAAAGAGTAGAAATGTCTAAATCATCAACAAAATCAGAGGAGCATTCAGATGGATGGTTTGTAGGATTTTTCAAATTTCAAGGTAAATATTATTCTATGGTTGTATTTGTAAAAGATATAGATAAGGATAAGGAAAGTGGAGGTATTACAGCTGCACCAGTTTTTAAAGATGTTGTTAGTAAGTTAATAAGTAAATAG
- a CDS encoding DUF1292 domain-containing protein, giving the protein MENDVTTIILNDEDGKEVEFDVVTKMDIEDKEYIIVVPKDKEEIDEAIALRIDVDEEGNEILTTVEDEDEFAMVEEAYETLFSEDQLN; this is encoded by the coding sequence ATGGAAAATGATGTAACAACTATCATTCTAAATGATGAGGATGGCAAAGAAGTAGAGTTTGATGTAGTTACTAAAATGGATATAGAGGATAAAGAATACATAATAGTTGTTCCAAAAGATAAAGAAGAGATAGATGAAGCGATAGCATTAAGAATAGATGTAGATGAAGAAGGCAATGAGATATTAACTACTGTTGAAGATGAAGATGAATTCGCAATGGTAGAAGAAGCTTATGAGACTTTATTCAGTGAAGATCAACTTAATTAA
- a CDS encoding ribonuclease J: MRKEKEKIKIIPLGGLNEIGKNLTAIEYKNDIVVIDCGLSFPDDEMLGIDLVIPDITYLQKNIDKVKGIFLTHGHEDHIGALPYVLKEMNVPVYGTKLTLGIIQTKLKEHNLLSVVELKCVKPKDIVKLDNVSVEFIRTSHSIADSVAIAIHTPIGVILHTGDFKIDYTPIDGCVADLARFAELGKRGVLVMLADSTNVERPGYTMSESTVGETFARIFTNAKGRIIVATFASNIHRIQQIITESIKYNRKVAVSGRSMENIMEVAMELGYIDANKDVFINIDSINKYPNNRITIITTGSQGEPMSALSRMASSEHKKVNIIPGDRVIISASAIPGNEKLISKVINQLFKKGADVIYEALADVHVSGHACQEELKLMHTLVKPKFFMPVHGEYRHLKQHAELAVKLGLPSSNVVIADNGDVIEVTRDSIRKNGTVISGQVFVDGLGVGDVGNIVLRDRKHLSQDGILTVVVTIEKESGSVIAGPDIISRGFVYVRESEDLMEEARELVKDALKKCEEKHITEWASIKSNIKEVLRVFLYERTRRKPMILPIIMEI; this comes from the coding sequence TTGCGAAAGGAAAAAGAGAAAATAAAAATTATTCCATTAGGTGGATTAAATGAAATAGGAAAGAACCTTACAGCAATAGAATACAAAAATGATATAGTAGTAATCGACTGTGGATTAAGCTTTCCAGACGATGAAATGTTAGGAATAGATTTGGTAATACCGGATATAACATATCTACAAAAAAATATAGATAAGGTTAAGGGTATATTTTTAACTCATGGACATGAAGACCATATTGGAGCGTTACCATATGTATTAAAAGAAATGAATGTACCTGTATATGGAACAAAATTAACATTGGGTATCATTCAAACAAAATTGAAGGAACACAATTTGCTAAGTGTAGTAGAGCTAAAATGTGTAAAACCAAAAGATATAGTTAAGTTAGACAATGTATCTGTAGAATTTATAAGAACTAGTCATAGTATTGCAGATTCAGTAGCTATTGCGATTCATACGCCTATCGGAGTTATTTTACACACAGGAGATTTTAAAATTGATTATACACCAATTGATGGATGTGTAGCTGATTTAGCAAGATTTGCAGAGTTAGGAAAAAGAGGGGTACTAGTTATGCTGGCAGATAGTACTAATGTGGAGAGACCAGGATATACTATGTCTGAAAGTACTGTAGGAGAAACATTTGCCAGAATTTTTACTAATGCTAAAGGAAGAATAATTGTGGCAACATTTGCTTCCAACATCCACAGAATACAGCAAATAATTACAGAATCAATAAAGTATAATAGAAAAGTTGCGGTTTCTGGAAGAAGTATGGAAAATATAATGGAAGTTGCAATGGAATTAGGATATATAGATGCTAATAAAGATGTATTTATTAATATTGATAGTATAAATAAATATCCTAATAATAGAATAACTATTATTACAACAGGAAGCCAAGGAGAACCTATGTCAGCACTTTCAAGGATGGCATCTTCAGAACACAAAAAGGTAAATATAATACCAGGAGATAGAGTTATTATATCTGCTAGTGCTATACCAGGAAATGAAAAATTAATTTCAAAAGTTATAAATCAGTTATTTAAAAAAGGGGCAGATGTAATTTACGAGGCGTTGGCAGATGTTCATGTTTCTGGCCATGCATGTCAAGAGGAATTAAAACTTATGCATACGCTTGTAAAACCTAAATTTTTTATGCCTGTGCATGGTGAATACAGACACTTAAAACAGCATGCAGAGTTGGCTGTTAAATTAGGACTTCCATCAAGCAATGTTGTAATTGCTGATAATGGTGATGTAATAGAAGTAACAAGAGATTCTATTAGAAAAAATGGAACTGTTATTTCTGGTCAGGTATTTGTAGATGGTTTAGGTGTAGGTGATGTTGGAAATATAGTATTAAGAGATAGAAAACATCTTTCACAGGATGGTATACTTACAGTAGTAGTTACTATTGAGAAAGAAAGTGGAAGTGTAATTGCTGGACCAGATATTATTTCGAGAGGATTTGTTTATGTAAGGGAATCTGAGGATTTAATGGAAGAAGCAAGAGAACTTGTTAAGGATGCCTTGAAAAAATGTGAGGAAAAACATATAACTGAATGGGCAAGCATAAAATCAAATATAAAGGAAGTTCTTAGAGTATTCCTTTATGAAAGAACAAGAAGAAAGCCAATGATACTTCCTATAATTATGGAAATATAA
- a CDS encoding peptidase U32 family protein, with protein MKKPELLAPAGNLEKLKMAINFGADAVYLGGSKLNLRAFADNFTDDELKEALEYAHERGKRVFVTINVFPHNEDLIGLEEYLKKLYELKVDAILVSDPGIIMTARETVPDLELHLSTQANNVNWKSAQFWHKQGVKRIVLARELSLTEIKEIRNKLPEDCEIEAFVHGSMCMSYSGRCVISNYMTGRDSNRGQCAQPCRYKYYLMEEKRPNEYFPILEDERGTYLLNSKDLCMIEYIPELAQAGINSFKIEGRMKSPYYVASIVKAYRQAIDAYFENPKEYKFQKKWMDDLTKASHRVYYTGFYFGDINKQAQESSSYIRDYDIVGIVRDYDKSTGVATIEQRNRVFEGDTVEVFRSEGDSFQICLSDMKNRKGEKIEVAPSAQMIFTITTSVELKKDDMLIKKRD; from the coding sequence TTGAAAAAACCTGAGTTATTAGCACCTGCGGGGAATTTAGAAAAGCTAAAGATGGCTATAAATTTTGGAGCAGATGCTGTTTATCTTGGCGGCAGTAAACTTAATTTAAGAGCTTTCGCAGATAATTTTACAGATGATGAATTAAAAGAAGCATTAGAATATGCTCATGAGAGAGGAAAAAGAGTATTTGTAACTATAAATGTTTTTCCACATAATGAGGATTTAATTGGATTAGAAGAATATTTAAAAAAATTATATGAACTAAAGGTGGATGCTATACTTGTATCAGATCCAGGAATTATTATGACTGCGAGAGAAACGGTACCAGATCTAGAACTTCATTTAAGCACACAAGCAAACAATGTTAACTGGAAATCTGCACAGTTTTGGCATAAACAAGGAGTAAAAAGAATTGTTTTAGCTAGAGAGTTGTCTTTAACTGAGATTAAGGAAATAAGAAATAAATTACCAGAGGATTGTGAGATAGAGGCTTTTGTGCATGGGTCTATGTGTATGTCTTATTCTGGTAGATGTGTTATATCAAATTATATGACAGGAAGAGATTCCAATAGAGGTCAATGTGCTCAACCATGTAGATATAAGTATTATTTAATGGAAGAAAAGAGACCTAATGAGTATTTTCCTATTCTCGAAGATGAAAGAGGAACATACCTATTAAATTCAAAGGATTTGTGTATGATAGAATATATACCAGAGCTCGCTCAGGCAGGTATAAATTCCTTTAAAATTGAAGGTAGAATGAAGAGTCCTTATTATGTTGCTAGCATAGTTAAGGCTTATAGACAGGCAATAGATGCATATTTTGAAAACCCTAAAGAATATAAATTCCAGAAAAAGTGGATGGATGATCTTACAAAGGCAAGCCATAGAGTATATTATACAGGCTTTTATTTTGGAGATATTAATAAGCAAGCACAGGAATCTTCTTCTTATATAAGAGACTATGATATTGTTGGAATAGTTAGAGATTATGATAAATCTACAGGTGTTGCTACTATAGAACAAAGGAATAGAGTATTTGAAGGAGATACAGTAGAGGTTTTTAGATCAGAGGGAGATAGCTTTCAAATCTGCTTAAGTGATATGAAAAATAGAAAAGGTGAAAAAATAGAAGTAGCACCTTCAGCTCAAATGATATTTACAATTACCACATCAGTGGAGCTAAAGAAAGATGATATGCTTATAAAGAAAAGAGATTAG
- a CDS encoding YlbF family regulator, giving the protein MNIYDKAHEFAKELENCPEVISLREASKGIEEDYNNKKMLDDFRKLQIEAYSQQMQNGKVSDEITGKLKNLGPIISSNPSVSNYIQAEQRFSIVWNDVLKILNDAIGIDFTFGMNK; this is encoded by the coding sequence ATGAATATCTATGATAAGGCTCACGAATTTGCAAAAGAGTTGGAAAATTGTCCTGAAGTTATTAGTCTTAGGGAAGCAAGCAAAGGTATTGAAGAAGATTATAATAACAAAAAGATGCTGGATGATTTTAGAAAATTACAGATAGAAGCTTACTCACAACAAATGCAGAATGGAAAAGTATCTGATGAAATAACAGGGAAACTTAAAAATTTAGGGCCAATTATATCTTCTAATCCGTCTGTAAGCAATTACATTCAGGCAGAGCAAAGATTTAGCATTGTATGGAATGATGTTTTAAAAATTTTAAATGATGCAATAGGTATAGATTTTACCTTTGGAATGAATAAATAA
- the udk gene encoding uridine kinase, which translates to MKRPILIGITGGTGSGKSTIAKEIYNKFGEDCIAMIEQDSYYKEQSHLSMEERVKTNYDHPNAFDTPLLIEHLKTLLKKQAIDKPVYDFESHNRKKETIRIEPREIVIVEGILVLEDEEIRNLLDIKLYVDTDADVRIIRRILRDINERGRTVDSVINQYLNVVRPMHMQFIEPTKRYADIIIPEGGHNKVAIDIIVANIKQFLQK; encoded by the coding sequence ATGAAACGTCCAATTTTAATAGGTATTACTGGCGGAACCGGTTCGGGAAAAAGTACAATTGCCAAAGAAATATATAATAAATTTGGTGAAGATTGCATAGCTATGATAGAACAAGATTCTTATTATAAAGAGCAAAGTCATCTTTCTATGGAAGAAAGAGTAAAAACTAATTATGATCATCCTAATGCTTTTGATACACCACTTTTAATAGAACATTTAAAGACACTTTTAAAAAAACAAGCTATAGATAAACCTGTTTATGATTTTGAGTCTCATAACAGAAAAAAAGAAACTATAAGGATTGAGCCTAGAGAAATTGTGATAGTAGAAGGCATACTTGTACTTGAGGATGAAGAAATAAGAAATCTTTTAGATATAAAATTGTATGTAGATACAGATGCAGATGTTAGAATAATAAGAAGAATACTTAGGGATATAAATGAAAGAGGTAGAACTGTAGACTCTGTTATAAACCAATACTTAAATGTAGTAAGACCGATGCATATGCAATTCATAGAACCTACTAAAAGATATGCTGACATTATAATACCAGAGGGTGGACATAATAAAGTTGCTATAGACATTATAGTTGCTAATATAAAACAATTTTTACAAAAATAA
- a CDS encoding IreB family regulatory phosphoprotein, with the protein MGNDNTIQFNIPKDKEDLTKEILTEVYDSLIKKGYNPVNQLVGYLISGDPTYITNYNGARSLVRKLERDEILEEVLKAYLGIK; encoded by the coding sequence ATGGGTAACGATAATACTATTCAGTTTAATATTCCTAAAGATAAAGAAGATTTGACTAAAGAAATATTGACTGAAGTCTATGATTCTCTAATTAAAAAGGGATATAACCCTGTAAATCAATTAGTTGGTTATTTAATTTCAGGGGATCCTACATACATTACAAATTACAATGGAGCTAGATCCTTAGTTAGAAAGTTAGAAAGAGATGAAATATTAGAAGAAGTATTAAAAGCATATTTAGGAATAAAATAA
- the sigK gene encoding RNA polymerase sporulation sigma factor SigK has translation MFLTNCLLDLAGSMVFLTAYITNNSSFPQPLNDKEEEYYLKKFKEGDLLAKNILVERNLRLVAHIVKKYSYPGKEVDDLISIGTVGLIKAIDSFDASKGTRLATYAAKCIENEILMLIRNNKKTKGEIYLQDPIGIDKEGNEISLLDVLSSDEDSIIEIVESKIQVKKLYDKMNTCLAEREKSVVEMRYGLLEGKPKTQREIAKILGISRSYVSRIEKRALKKLYKELNYEKK, from the coding sequence GTGTTTTTAACCAACTGCTTATTAGATCTTGCAGGCAGCATGGTATTTCTCACTGCCTATATTACAAATAACAGTTCCTTTCCACAACCTTTAAACGATAAAGAAGAAGAATATTATTTGAAAAAGTTTAAGGAGGGGGATTTACTAGCCAAGAATATTTTAGTTGAAAGAAATTTAAGATTAGTAGCTCATATTGTAAAGAAATATTCATATCCGGGAAAAGAAGTAGATGATTTGATATCAATTGGTACTGTAGGACTAATAAAAGCTATAGATTCCTTTGATGCTTCAAAGGGAACTAGACTTGCAACTTATGCTGCTAAGTGTATAGAAAATGAAATACTTATGCTTATAAGAAATAATAAAAAAACTAAAGGTGAAATATATCTTCAAGATCCTATTGGAATAGATAAGGAAGGAAATGAAATTTCTCTTTTAGACGTACTTAGTAGTGATGAAGATTCTATAATTGAGATTGTGGAAAGTAAAATACAGGTAAAAAAGCTATATGATAAAATGAATACTTGCTTAGCAGAAAGAGAAAAAAGTGTGGTAGAAATGCGTTATGGACTTTTAGAAGGAAAACCAAAAACTCAAAGGGAAATAGCTAAAATTCTTGGTATATCTAGATCTTATGTATCAAGAATAGAAAAGAGAGCATTAAAAAAATTATATAAAGAATTAAATTATGAAAAAAAGTGA
- the ruvX gene encoding Holliday junction resolvase RuvX: MRILGLDIGDRTIGVAVSDPLGITAQGITTIRRKNKDEDIKQLKSICDEYSVETIVSGLPKNMNGTLGPQSEKVLKFCEVIKEKIGLPIKMWDERLTTVAAHRAMLEADLSRNKRKKIVDKMAAIYILQGYLDSISNK, encoded by the coding sequence ATGAGAATACTAGGATTAGATATAGGAGATAGGACTATAGGTGTTGCCGTAAGTGATCCCCTTGGAATTACAGCACAGGGTATAACTACTATAAGAAGAAAAAATAAAGATGAAGACATAAAACAGCTTAAAAGCATTTGTGATGAATATAGTGTGGAAACTATTGTGTCAGGACTTCCTAAAAATATGAATGGAACCTTGGGACCACAAAGTGAAAAAGTATTAAAATTTTGCGAAGTGATAAAAGAAAAAATAGGGCTTCCAATTAAAATGTGGGATGAAAGATTAACAACTGTGGCAGCACATAGAGCTATGTTAGAAGCAGATTTATCTAGAAATAAGAGAAAAAAAATAGTTGATAAGATGGCTGCAATATACATACTTCAAGGATATTTAGATAGTATTTCAAATAAATAA
- the typA gene encoding translational GTPase TypA, with the protein MELFTRNDIRNVAIIAHVDHGKTTLVDALLKQSHVFRENEKVQERVMDSNDLEKERGITILSKNTAVMHDGIKINIVDTPGHADFGGEVERVLKMVDSVLLVVDSYEGPMPQTKFVLKKALELDLRPIVVINKIDRPDGRPAEVLDEVFDLFVELGASDEQLDFPVVYCSARAGFAKKELEDESDNMDPMFDVIVKNVPAPQGHLDMPLQMLVTTIDYNEYVGKIGIGKIQRGSIKKNQQVALVRTDGQIDNVKISSLYVYNGLKREETDEAKLGDIIAVAGIPDINIGETIADSSNPEALPFVEIDEPTLSMNFMVNDSPFAGRDGEFVTSRHLRDRLMKELETNVSLKVEETESADCFKVSGRGELHLSVLIETMRREGYEFQVSKPSVIFKEENGKKCEPIEYLTIDVPEEFMGVVMEKLGPRKGEMVNMTSAINGYTRLEFKIPARGLIGFRNEFMTDTKGNGIMNHVLDGYEPYKGEIPERTRGSLVVFETGTSIGYGLFNAQERGTLFIEPATDVYAGMIAGQCSRAEDIEVNVCKKKHLSNTRSSGADDALKLVPVTQMSLEQSLEFIGSDELVEITPKNIRMRKKILDSDTRKRASRKK; encoded by the coding sequence ATGGAATTATTTACAAGAAACGATATAAGGAATGTGGCAATAATCGCACACGTTGACCATGGTAAGACAACACTAGTAGATGCACTTCTTAAGCAAAGCCATGTGTTTAGAGAAAATGAAAAAGTTCAAGAAAGAGTAATGGATTCAAATGATCTTGAAAAAGAAAGAGGTATTACTATACTTTCAAAAAATACAGCAGTTATGCATGATGGAATAAAAATAAATATAGTAGATACTCCAGGACATGCTGATTTTGGAGGAGAAGTTGAACGTGTACTGAAAATGGTAGATAGTGTTTTACTTGTAGTAGATTCTTACGAAGGACCAATGCCTCAAACTAAGTTTGTATTGAAAAAGGCTTTGGAGCTTGATCTAAGACCTATAGTAGTTATAAATAAAATAGATAGACCAGATGGAAGACCAGCAGAAGTTTTAGATGAAGTATTTGATTTATTTGTAGAGCTTGGTGCAAGTGATGAACAACTAGATTTTCCAGTAGTTTATTGTTCAGCTAGAGCTGGATTTGCAAAAAAAGAATTAGAAGATGAGTCAGATAATATGGATCCAATGTTTGATGTTATAGTGAAAAATGTTCCAGCACCACAAGGTCATCTGGACATGCCGCTTCAAATGTTAGTTACAACTATAGATTATAATGAATATGTAGGTAAAATTGGTATAGGAAAAATACAAAGAGGAAGTATAAAAAAGAATCAGCAAGTAGCTTTGGTGAGAACAGATGGACAAATAGATAATGTAAAAATTTCTAGTCTTTATGTTTACAATGGACTTAAAAGAGAAGAAACAGATGAAGCTAAACTTGGAGATATAATAGCAGTTGCTGGTATTCCAGATATAAATATAGGAGAAACTATAGCAGACAGTTCTAATCCAGAAGCTCTTCCTTTTGTTGAGATAGATGAGCCTACATTAAGCATGAACTTTATGGTTAATGATTCACCATTCGCAGGAAGGGATGGAGAATTTGTTACATCAAGACATCTAAGAGATAGACTTATGAAAGAATTAGAAACTAATGTATCTTTAAAAGTAGAAGAAACAGAAAGTGCTGATTGCTTTAAAGTTAGTGGAAGAGGAGAACTTCATCTTTCAGTTTTAATTGAAACTATGAGAAGAGAAGGATATGAGTTCCAGGTTTCTAAGCCATCGGTTATATTTAAAGAAGAAAATGGTAAAAAATGTGAACCGATTGAATATCTTACTATAGATGTACCAGAAGAGTTTATGGGAGTTGTAATGGAAAAGTTAGGACCTAGAAAAGGCGAGATGGTAAACATGACATCTGCTATTAATGGATACACAAGACTTGAATTTAAAATTCCTGCAAGAGGACTTATAGGATTCAGAAATGAATTTATGACTGATACAAAAGGTAATGGTATTATGAACCATGTGTTAGATGGATATGAACCATATAAAGGAGAAATTCCTGAAAGAACTAGAGGATCACTAGTTGTATTTGAAACAGGTACATCTATTGGTTATGGATTATTCAATGCACAAGAAAGAGGAACATTATTTATAGAACCAGCTACAGATGTATATGCTGGAATGATAGCAGGACAATGTTCAAGAGCAGAGGATATAGAAGTTAATGTATGTAAGAAAAAACATTTGTCTAATACTAGATCATCAGGTGCTGATGATGCTTTAAAATTAGTACCAGTAACTCAAATGAGTTTAGAGCAAAGTCTTGAATTTATAGGTTCTGATGAACTTGTAGAAATTACACCTAAAAATATCAGAATGAGAAAGAAAATACTAGATTCTGATACTAGAAAAAGAGCTTCAAGAAAAAAATAA
- a CDS encoding Fur family transcriptional regulator gives MSKLSPEETEKLKNNLKEKGYKFTPQRRAIIDIIIKNEGSHLTTEELYDLVKKDCPEIGLATVYRTVQLLEELGVICKLELNDGCSRYELIHEEENHQHHHLICTNCGSVIEVQHDLLDDLEHEIEEKYNFKITNHSLKFYGICSKCKNET, from the coding sequence ATGTCAAAGCTTTCACCTGAAGAAACAGAAAAACTTAAAAATAATTTAAAGGAAAAAGGCTACAAGTTTACCCCTCAGAGAAGAGCTATTATAGATATAATAATAAAGAATGAAGGTAGCCATCTTACAACGGAAGAACTGTATGATTTAGTAAAGAAAGATTGTCCAGAAATAGGGTTGGCTACAGTATATAGAACAGTTCAATTATTAGAAGAACTAGGTGTTATATGTAAATTAGAACTTAATGATGGGTGTAGTAGGTATGAGCTAATTCATGAAGAGGAAAATCATCAACACCATCATTTGATATGCACTAATTGTGGAAGTGTTATTGAAGTTCAGCATGATTTATTGGATGATTTAGAACATGAAATTGAAGAAAAATATAATTTTAAGATTACTAATCATAGTCTGAAATTTTATGGAATATGTAGCAAATGTAAAAATGAAACTTAA